The following proteins are encoded in a genomic region of Oncorhynchus masou masou isolate Uvic2021 chromosome 32, UVic_Omas_1.1, whole genome shotgun sequence:
- the LOC135526645 gene encoding hyaluronan mediated motility receptor-like, with product MSFSRAPVKRFNENIGCAPAPGTYELKPGEVKGPASFLRSERFKLLKAGDAPSILPPSPSKDVPTSPVAVRRTMSVDGLVDGSMSKKDKSGLSMQLKRQKLLEKEIRSLVQQRGEQDRRLVTLEEELRKVEAKLLSVVREKTGLAANVTTLERQLAELKKTSDFLKNKVSADTTKKRFQSMSMELMEARNKLDVKDKELSFLQISTGGQVMLLETDLEAARATLTTLRERNEDLADLHHDTKVHNEELENEMGTLQAVIQELREEVNVLQGYLDTANDHIQDLRMKLREKTEMENSMSESQHEKLGHLEQKLEQCTAELRISQNILRQKEEESEKGQQDLQASRNALQETEKLLEWREAELTSSQKALGDMETQMQRANQEMSDSQSAVRQQDAEVVRLREVLRMTVKELDERIAHLGEKCKILEEERNRGQGRVEELTAELSLLQENWRSEKEVQEQLAQAHTSLTEELKKEKERAASLASGLERIREETEDEGKQLEDELEEALVELSVLELQEERREEEEKRREEALQSFQQEKTEMERELTETRALLDRRSSAVEALEKVHGAETRRLQEEHTTSLSKIGHMATELESTRQALKGAEDRSRALEDEVERVTKQMERVNQQEEEVKKLREEMEEEQEKHLANQQGQEKARKEYARILLEVQTRLAQRDDEMKRAEEEVQRQLQEERMEKGEVQRLLQQAREEKVELQRLFKQTKEGVQRLLEQEKGEGEVQGMSEEVGGRERLVEVVEEEKLTLQCLVGEVEKEKLSLQNQLEKMEDQVKKYLPSLENHMNEVEKERDDLKTAAIFEIDNQGLQNQVELMEEKVSLQSQVDVEVQEVSLQSQVDVEVQEVSLQSQVDVEVQEVSLQSQVDVEVQEVSLQSQVDVEVQEVSLQSQVDVEVQEVSLQSQVDVEVQEVSLQSQVDVEVQEVSLQSQVDVEVQEVSLQSQVDVEVQEVSLQSQVDVEVQEVSLQSQVDVEVQEVSLQSQVDVEVQEVSLQSQVDVEVQEVSLQSQVDVEVQEVSLQSQVDVEVQEVSLQSQVDVEVQEVSLQNQVDVEVQEFPLQSQVDVEVQEVSLQSQVDVEVQEVSLQNQVDVEVQEFPLQSQVDVEVQEVSLQSQVDVEVQEFPLQSQVDVEVQEVSLQSQVDVEVQEKVTLYWEMEEQRRDFQRMLLETQDKSDAETEHWRRQYEELYAKVKPFQEQLNGFAAERESLLNENGANQEELTRLADAYARLLGHQNQKQKIRHVVKLKDENISLKQELSKLRAQVSRQKKGGHPQRRVDPSKAFNNQDSKENLVTHQHFL from the exons GTTGACGGGTCCATGTCAAAGAAAGACAAGAGTGGCCTATCGATGCAGTTGAAACGGCAGAAACTCCTGGAGAAAGAG atCCGCTCCCTGGTGCAGCAGCGCGGGGAGCAGGACAGGCGCCTGGTaaccctggaggaggagctgagGAAGGTGGAGGCCAAGCTGTTGTCTGTGGTCAGGGAGAAGACTGGTCTGGCAGCTAACGTCACCACCCTGGAGAGACAGCTGGCTGAGCTCAAGAAGACCAGCGACTTCCTCAAGAACAAG gtttctgcAGATACAACTAAGAAGCGATTCCAGTCTATGTCTATGGAGCTGATGGAGGCAAGAAACAAACTGGATGTCAAGGACAAG GAACTCAGTTTCCTTCAGATCAGTACAGGGGGCCAGGTGATGTTGCTGGAGACAGACCTGGAGGCGGCCAGAGCTACACTCACCACCCTGAGGGAGAGGAACGAGGACCTGG CGGACCTTCACCACGACACCAAAGTCCACAACGAGGAGCTGGAGAATGAGATGGGTACACTGCAAG CTGTGATCCAGGAGCTGAGAGAGGAGGTCAATGTTCTTCAGGGTTACCTGGACACAGCCAACGACCACATCCAG GACCTGCGTATGAAGCTTCGTGagaagacagagatggagaacAGCATGTCTGAGTCTCAGCACGAGAAACTGGG TCATCTTGAGCAGAAGCTGGAGCAGTGCACCGCGGAGCTCCGGATCTCTCAGAACATTCTCCGTcagaaggaggaggagtcagagaaAGGTCAACAGGACCTGCAGGCTTCCCGGAATGCATTGCAGGAGACCGAGAAGCTTCTGGAGTGGCGAGAGGCGGAGCTGACGTCCTCCCAGAAGGCATTGGGAGATATGGAAACACAGATGCAGCGGGCCAACCAGGAAATGTCTGACTCCCAGAGTGCAGTGCGGCAACAGGATGCGGAGGTAGTGCGTCTGAGGGAGGTGCTGAGGATGACAGTGAAGGAGCTGGATGAGAGAATAGCTCATCTGGGAGAGAAGTGCAAAatcctggaggaggagagaa ATAGGGGCCAGGGGAGAGTGGAGGAGCTGACTGCAGAGCTGAGCCTCCTGCAGGAGAACTGGAGGAGTGAGAAGGAAGTGCAGGAGCAGCTGGCGCAGGCACACACCTCCCTGACTGAGGAACTGAAGAAGGAAAAG gAGCGTGCAGCCTCCCTGGCCTCGGGATTGGAGAGAATTAGGGAGGAGACCGAGGACGAGGGGAAACAGTTGGAGGATGAGTTGGAGGAGGCTCTAGTGGAGCTGTCAGTTCTGGAGttgcaggaagagaggagggaggaggaggagaagaggagagaggaggcctTACAGAGTTTCCAGCAGGAGAagactgagatggagagggaacTGACTGAGACCAGAGCACTGCTAGacag GAGAAGCAGTGCCGTGGAGGCGTTGGAGAAGGTGCACGGTGCTGAAACGAGGAGGCTGCAGGAGGAACACACCACCTCCCTCAGCAAGATAGGACACATGGCCACTGAACTGGAGAG CACCAGACAGGCCCTGAAGGGAGCAGAGGATAGGAGTAGAGCGCTGGAGGACGAGGTGGAGAGGGTGACTAAGCAGATGGAGAGAGTGAAtcaacaggaggaggaggtgaaaaagctgagggaggagatggaggaggaacaggagaaaCATCTAGCTAACCAGCAGGGTCAGGAGAAAGCCAGAAAGGAGTATGCAAG aATTCTGTTGGAGGTACAGACACGTCTAGCTCAGCGAGATGATGAAATgaagagggctgaggaggaggtgCAGAGAcagctgcaggaggagaggatggagaaaggggaggtGCAAAGGCTACTCCAGCAAGCTAGAGAGGAGAAAGTGGAGCTTCAAAGGCTATTCAAGCAAACTAAAGAGGGGGTGCAGAGGCTACTGGagcaggagaaaggagagggggaagtgcAAGGGATGTCAGAGGAGgtgggggggcgagagagactggtggaggtggtagaggaggagaagctAACTCTTCAGTGCTTGGTaggggaggtggagaaggagaaaCTGAGTCTTCAAAACCAGTTGGAGAAGATGGAGGACCAGGTAAAGAAATATCTGCCATCTCTAGAGAACCACATGAatgaggtagagaaagagagggatgatcTGAAAACAGCAGCGATATTTGAAATAGACAATCAGGGCCTTCAGAACCAGGTAGAACTGATGGAAGAGAAGGTTTCTCTCCAGAGCcaggtggatgtggaggtccaggAGGTTTCTCTCCAGAGCcaggtggatgtggaggtccaggAGGTTTCTCTCCAGAGCcaggtggatgtggaggtccaggAGGTTTCTCTCCAGAGCcaggtggatgtggaggtccaggAGGTTTCTCTCCAGAGCcaggtggatgtggaggtccaggAGGTTTCTCTCCAGAGCcaggtggatgtggaggtccaggAGGTTTCTCTCCAGAGCcaggtggatgtggaggtccaggAGGTTTCTCTCCAGAGCcaggtggatgtggaggtccaggAGGTTTCTCTCCAGAGCcaggtggatgtggaggtccaggAGGTTTCTCTCCAGAGCcaggtggatgtggaggtccaggAGGTTTCTCTCCAGAGCcaggtggatgtggaggtccaggAGGTTTCTCTCCAGAGCcaggtggatgtggaggtccaggAGGTTTCTCTCCAGAGCcaggtggatgtggaggtccaggAGGTTTCTCTCCAGAGCcaggtggatgtggaggtccaggAGGTTTCTCTCCAGAGCcaggtggatgtggaggtccaggAGGTTTCTCTCCAGAGCcaggtggatgtggaggtccaggAGGTTTCTCTCCAGAGCcaggtggatgtggaggtccaggAGGTTTCTCTCCAGAACcaggtggatgtggaggtccaggAGTTTCCTCTCCAGAGCcaggtggatgtggaggtccaggAGGTTTCTCTCCAGAGCcaggtggatgtggaggtccaggAGGTTTCTCTCCAGAACcaggtggatgtggaggtccaggAGTTTCCTCTCCAGAGCcaggtggatgtggaggtccaggAGGTTTCTCTCCAGAGCcaggtggatgtggaggtccaggAGTTTCCTCTCCAGAGCcaggtggatgtggaggtccaggAGGTTTCTCTCCAGAGCcaggtggatgtggaggtccaggAGAAGGTGACTCTCTATTGGGAGATGGAGGAACAGAGAAGAGACTTCCAGAGAATGCTGCTGGAGACTCAAGACAAGAG tgATGCAGAGACGGAACACTGGAGGAGACAGTACGAGGAGCTCTACGCCAAGGTCAAGCCCTTCCAG GAGCAGCTGAATGGGTTTGCTGCAGAGCGGGAATCGCTACTGAACGAGAACGGGGCGAACCAGGAGGAGCTAACACGGCTAGCGGACGCCTACGCTCGTCTGCTGGGCCACCAGAACCAGAAACAGAAGATCAGACACGTGGTGAAGCTCAAAGATGAGAACATTTCCCTCAAACAG gagctgtCTAAGCTGCGTGCCCAGGTGTCCCGTCAGAAGAAGGGAGGCCATCCCCAACGCAGAGTGGACCCCAGCAAAGCCTTCAACAACCAGGACAGCAAGGAGAATCTGGTGACACACCAGCATTTCCTTTAG